In candidate division KSB1 bacterium, the following proteins share a genomic window:
- a CDS encoding FAD-dependent oxidoreductase, with protein sequence MSNSSITAHPQHLTILGGGPAGLAVGYFAAKQRLPFTVLEAGEVVGGNARTIRYGEFLFDTGAHRFHDKHAEITRELLSLLGEDLIVASAPSLILWRNRRIDFPLSPGNLLSKLGPLLTARAAVDYTFSRNANRGAGGSLEALAVARYGKTIADLFLLHYSEKLWGLPANMLSPFVSGQRLKGLNLTTFLVEALRGRRAKTEHLDGKFYYPRRGIGMITERLAQTCGEANIRTNARVTRLVHSDRRIRAVEVNHRERIEVDTVVTSLPLGLNAGLLDPAPPARVIELASKLKFRHVVILILFLHRERVSHHASLYFPEREIPFTRIYEPKNRSAEMAPRNQTSLAIEFPCGIEDNRWRMSAQELADLAIPILESKRLITRADVFDATIHRIPFAYPILACGIEGSVRELVDYLSVFENLQPVGRNGLFNYTHIHDLLEAGRLLIDAPRSKATVSSG encoded by the coding sequence GTGTCGAACTCCTCAATCACTGCTCATCCCCAGCACTTAACCATTCTCGGTGGCGGCCCGGCCGGGCTCGCCGTCGGCTACTTCGCGGCAAAGCAGCGGCTGCCGTTTACGGTGCTCGAAGCCGGCGAGGTCGTCGGTGGAAACGCGCGGACGATCCGGTACGGCGAGTTCCTGTTCGACACCGGAGCGCACCGGTTCCATGACAAGCATGCAGAGATCACGCGGGAGCTGCTGTCGCTGTTAGGCGAGGACTTGATCGTGGCTTCCGCGCCGAGTCTGATCTTGTGGCGAAATCGGCGGATCGATTTTCCGCTGTCACCGGGGAATCTATTGAGCAAGCTGGGACCGCTGTTGACGGCGCGCGCGGCCGTGGACTACACGTTCTCGCGGAATGCGAATCGCGGCGCAGGCGGTTCGCTCGAAGCGTTGGCTGTCGCGCGCTACGGCAAGACCATCGCCGATCTGTTTCTGCTGCATTACTCGGAGAAGTTATGGGGTCTGCCCGCGAACATGCTCTCCCCGTTTGTGAGCGGTCAGCGTCTGAAGGGCCTGAATCTCACGACATTTCTCGTTGAAGCGCTGCGTGGCCGTCGCGCAAAGACCGAGCATCTTGACGGTAAGTTCTACTATCCGCGCCGGGGAATCGGCATGATCACGGAACGTCTGGCCCAGACCTGCGGCGAAGCGAATATTCGCACGAACGCCCGGGTTACCCGTCTCGTGCACAGCGACCGCCGGATTCGCGCGGTTGAAGTTAATCACCGCGAGCGGATTGAGGTTGACACGGTCGTCACATCGCTGCCGCTCGGATTGAATGCCGGCCTGCTGGACCCGGCACCGCCCGCGCGGGTGATCGAACTGGCGTCGAAACTGAAATTCCGGCATGTCGTGATCCTGATCCTGTTCCTGCACCGCGAGCGGGTGAGCCACCACGCATCGTTATATTTTCCGGAACGCGAGATCCCGTTCACCCGGATCTATGAACCCAAAAATCGCAGCGCGGAGATGGCGCCGCGGAATCAAACGTCGCTGGCGATTGAGTTTCCCTGTGGAATCGAAGACAATCGGTGGCGGATGAGCGCGCAAGAGCTCGCGGATCTCGCCATTCCCATCCTCGAAAGCAAGCGATTGATCACGCGGGCTGATGTCTTCGACGCGACGATCCATAGAATCCCGTTTGCCTATCCGATTCTGGCCTGCGGCATCGAAGGTAGCGTTCGCGAACTGGTCGATTATCTGAGCGTTTTCGAGAATTTGCAGCCGGTGGGACGCAACGGCCTGTTCAACTACACACACATCCACGACTTGCTCGAAGCGGGGCGGCTGTTGATCGACGCGCCGCGCAGCAAGGCAACGGTTTCGTCCGGCTAA